In a genomic window of Bradyrhizobium ontarionense:
- a CDS encoding DUF6719 family protein, protein MRPVALSLRTIVKGLGGVAALLVVVSAAQAQYVGREEDIVDLRLGQRVLVDDGTCGAGQVKEVSGSKMAETGIVRTVKCVPRFGPKKK, encoded by the coding sequence ATGCGTCCAGTGGCTTTGTCTCTGCGTACGATCGTGAAGGGTCTTGGTGGCGTTGCCGCGCTGCTGGTGGTCGTCTCGGCAGCTCAGGCCCAATATGTCGGGCGTGAGGAGGACATCGTTGATCTCAGGCTTGGGCAGCGCGTGCTGGTCGATGACGGCACCTGTGGCGCCGGCCAGGTCAAGGAGGTCTCCGGCTCCAAGATGGCCGAGACCGGCATCGTCCGCACCGTGAAATGTGTCCCGCGCTTCGGGCCGAAGAAGAAATAG